DNA sequence from the Candidatus Bathyarchaeota archaeon genome:
TTAAAAGAAACCCTCTAAAATATTCGGATACTATGGCAAATTTTTTATGTATTATCATAGCAACCATAATACATTGTTATGGAGGAAGAAATAATGCCAAAATGTCCAAAATGTGGCGGTGAAGGCAAGATGAGAAAGAGTTGGAAGATGGCTGGTCGACCTGACAAGCAAGGCAAGAGAACGCAACTTGAAATCGGCCTTTACGACTGCCCGAAATGCGACAAAGCTTTTCGCGTTGTCTTAAGTAAGAAGAAAATCTAAAGCGGCAGTTCACGGTGAAAGCAACTTCAAAGCAAAACTGCTCCATCCGGACTCTAAGCTCCTTCATTTCCCTTTTTTATGTTCTCCATGGATGTCAAGTTTTAAATACAAGACGGTGAACAAACACAGCAAAACCGCTGTTCATTGTGAGAAGTCGATAGAATGCCAAAGCTTAAACACGTCCTAAAAAATGAATACGTAAAATCCCTGATTCTTCTGGCAATAATTCTAGGCAGCATTATTGCTTTCTGGTTTGGCTTAAGAATTTACTTAAGAACTGACTATCCTCTTCTTGCAGTTGCATCAGGAAGCATGATGCCTACATTGGATGTTGGTGACTTGATAATTGTTCAAGGTGGATTGAATGTAAGCGACATTGTTGCAGCATACGATACAGGTGACATAATTGTTTTTAACAAACCAAACAACCCAGATGACCTTATTGTTCACAGAGCCGTGAATATATCTGATAACGCAGGAACCCCGTATATCGTGACTAAGGGTGATAACAATCCAAGTTCAGATCCTTGGAGAGTCTATGACAGTAACCTTGTAGGCAAAGTTGTGTGGAGCATCCCCTACCTTGGGCATATCCCTTTGTTTGTCCGCACATCTGAAGGAATGTTAATCATTATCATTTTCATAGTAATCCTAATTCTTCTTGAATTCATAATCCCCCTCGCTAAGGAAAAGAAAGCGCCAAAACAATCCGAAGAGGAACCCGACGTTTTGGACATAGACTCTTTATAAGGCTTTATATATAGACATGTGCAACTCTATAGCATTTAAAGGTGCTATGAATGCCAAAAGTAAATGCCACCATTCGCATCGAAAACGTGGTTGCTTCTGCAACATTAAATCAACGTGTCGATTTAAACGCTGTTGTAAAAGGATATCCTGGTGTGGAGTATAGACCTGAACAATTTCCAGGCTTGGTTTTTCGTCTTAAAAGACCGAAGACAGCCACTCTGATTTTTAACTCTGGAAAGATGGTCTGCACTGGTGCCAAGTCTGAGAAGGAATCTCGAAGAGCTGTTATGCGAGTGGTCAAGGAATTAAAGGGAAGCGACATAATTATCATAGGCAAACCTGAGCTGAAAATCCAAAACATTGTAGCCTCAGCAAATCTTGGAGGGCTTATTGATCTGGAGAAAGCAGCCTATATATTGGGAAAAACCATGTACGAGCCAGAGCAATTCCCAGGGTTGATTTACCGTATGGCAGTGCCTAAGGTTGTCATACTGCTCTTTGCAAGTGGGAAACTTGTTTGCACAGGAGCTAAAAAAGAGCAATATGTATATGAAGCTGTTACCAAACTGCACCAAGAGCTTGAAGAAAAGGAACTGATATTTTATGAGTAATTAATTGTAGAACACTCAAATATTTTTTCCACCCTTCTCTATTATGACCATTATGGCTATGTTCAAGAAGAAATGAATACCTAGTTTTGAACCCCCTTGTTGAGAAGCATCCGACAAGCGCGCATCTAGTGTTATTTTTCTTTTCTCTGCTTCAAAATTGTTTCAAATTCCATGTCTGTTATAGCTCCTACTTCGTATAGCGTTTTTGCCGCTTCCCTTGCTTTTAGCAAATAGTGCAATGTAATATTGTCTTTTGCTAGTTTTTCTTTTCCCCCTTCTTCTCTATCGATTAAAACCACGGCATCGTTGATTACTCCGCCCTCCGCCCTTATTGCAGCCGCAGCTTTAAGTAGCGATTTGCCCGAAGTAATCAAATCATCGAGTATCAGAACTTTGTCACCTGGCATCAATATGCCTTCAACTCTGCGTTCTCTCCCGTGCCTTCGTTGGGTTGGACGAGTGTAGAGGAAAGACTTGTCAAGGTTATAAGCGACAACAGAGGCGAAAGGCATGCCAGCTGTGGGAATTCCAGCTATTCGCTTGAATTTCTTGATTCCGACATTGTTTTTTACGAGTTTAACGTAGAAGTCACAAATTTCGCGGAAGGCATCAGGAAAACTTGGCACAATGCGAAGGTCGATGTAGTAGGGGCTTATTTTTCCACTTGTGAGCTTGAAGGCGCCGAATTTCAATGCGCCAATTTTGAAGAGTACTCGGCAAAGCTGTTCTTTCATCGGTTCTATTTTTACGGTCATTTTCTTCGTTCCTTTCCAACGATGTAAACGTTACCTTTCTCAGCTACCAGACACTTTACTTTTGACATTTCTTTCGACAATATTTCGCAGAACCTGTTCAAGTCAGCTTTTGAAGCTGTGTGGTATGGTACCGCAACTTTTGGCTTTACAAGTTTCACTATTTCTGTTGCTGTCTCGGGCGACGTGCCAGGTGCTATGCCGACTGTACAAAAGACAATGTCTGGTTTCTGTTCGTTGCCTATGTCTTTTAGTTCTGGAAAGGGCAAGCTGTCCGCTGTGTGGAAGATGTTGACGCTATCTTCACTGGTTATTATGAATGTGATTGGCGTGGTTGCAGGCGGGTGATTGCACATTTCAGCTCTTACAGTTACATTGTCTATTTTTGTTTCTGTTCCAGGTCTCATTTCCTGCAGCTTTTCAGCTGGGATTGAAACACCGAGCTTTTTTATGGATGTGGGGTCAGCGAATATTTGGCATTGGGTTCTTTCTTGCATCTTCCTTATTAGGGGGCTATCCAGATGGTCGTAGTGTTCATGGGTGATGAGAATGGCGTCTATGGCTGTGAAGTCCTTGGCGTTTACGTCCACAGGGTCTATTACAAATATTTTAGTTGGTGTTCTTATGGTGACACCTGCATAGTTGTTAAACCATTTGAAGGCTATTTCATTTTTTTCTGGAACCGTTTTTTCTATTGACATGGAAATACTCCTCCATAATTGGTATGTGTTTTTGGTTAAAAGAACTTATGCTGACAATTTCTGTCTCACATAGTCTTCGATAGGCTTAAAAGCTGTAGTCCTCAACTGTTCCTTCACTTGGAGTACCGTTTCCATGGTAGATGTATGGCTTCCTTACGACAAGACAGAGGTTTGTGCACGCATTCCCACCCGCAACTTCCTCGGAGCCATAGAACCAAAAGAAAAACCTGGAGTACCAGATGCAAAAGCTGAGATTTTACGAGCTTTAAATGAGCCGATTGGTTCTAGACCCTTAAATGAAATAATAGAGCAAGGTAGCAGAGTTGCAATAGTTGTAGACGATGTTACTCGACCTGCCCCAAGTCACTTGATAATTCCTCCCCTTCTGGAAAAGCTAAACCTACTCGGCGTCAAAGACGAAGATATTACCATAATCTTCGGATGCGGCACCCACAGAGCCGTTAAACTCGACGAGGCAAGAGAACTTCTAAGCGAAGATGTAGTAAACCGTGTCAAAACCATAAGCCATGACTGCCACGCTAAAGATCACGTTTACATGGGAACAGCCAAGAAATTTGGAACGAAAGTTTTTGTTAACAAAACTTTCGCGGAAGCGGATGTACGAATTCTAACGGGCGACGTTGAAATGCACTATTACGCGGGTTTTGGCGGCGGCAGAAAAAGCGTTTTGCCTGGCGTCAGCAGCGCCAAAACAATTCAACACAACCATGCCATGCTTTTGCATCCCCAAGCCAGAACTAGCATTCTGAATGGGAATCCAGTCCACGAAGACATGGTTGAAGCCGCAAGGCTGGCAAAGGTTGATTTTATTTTGAATGTAGTGACAAACAACAAAGGCGAAATTGTGAAAGCGTTTGCCGGTGATTTGGAGCAAGCCTTCTACGAAGGCGTGAAACTGGTTGAGGAAATCTGCAAGGTGCCAATTGACCGTCGTGCAGATATAGCCATAGTTAGTCCTGGTGGGCACCCCGCAGACATCAACTTCTTCCAAGCATACAAAGCAGTTGACAATGTCTTGGACAGTGTCAAGCGTGGCGGCGTCATTGTCCTAGTCGCTGAGTGCCCTGAAGGCTATGGAAACGAAGTGTTTTATGAGTGGATGGTGAAGTTTGAAGATCTG
Encoded proteins:
- the larA gene encoding nickel-dependent lactate racemase; this encodes MVDVWLPYDKTEVCARIPTRNFLGAIEPKEKPGVPDAKAEILRALNEPIGSRPLNEIIEQGSRVAIVVDDVTRPAPSHLIIPPLLEKLNLLGVKDEDITIIFGCGTHRAVKLDEARELLSEDVVNRVKTISHDCHAKDHVYMGTAKKFGTKVFVNKTFAEADVRILTGDVEMHYYAGFGGGRKSVLPGVSSAKTIQHNHAMLLHPQARTSILNGNPVHEDMVEAARLAKVDFILNVVTNNKGEIVKAFAGDLEQAFYEGVKLVEEICKVPIDRRADIAIVSPGGHPADINFFQAYKAVDNVLDSVKRGGVIVLVAECPEGYGNEVFYEWMVKFEDLKSMEKEIKKRFVIGGHKAYYLLKALQKAQIILVSTMPDYYAVNVFRLKTARALNDALRDAFDIAGKNAKVWAIPYGHVTFPLVKS
- a CDS encoding signal peptidase I, with protein sequence MPKLKHVLKNEYVKSLILLAIILGSIIAFWFGLRIYLRTDYPLLAVASGSMMPTLDVGDLIIVQGGLNVSDIVAAYDTGDIIVFNKPNNPDDLIVHRAVNISDNAGTPYIVTKGDNNPSSDPWRVYDSNLVGKVVWSIPYLGHIPLFVRTSEGMLIIIIFIVILILLEFIIPLAKEKKAPKQSEEEPDVLDIDSL
- a CDS encoding MBL fold metallo-hydrolase yields the protein MSIEKTVPEKNEIAFKWFNNYAGVTIRTPTKIFVIDPVDVNAKDFTAIDAILITHEHYDHLDSPLIRKMQERTQCQIFADPTSIKKLGVSIPAEKLQEMRPGTETKIDNVTVRAEMCNHPPATTPITFIITSEDSVNIFHTADSLPFPELKDIGNEQKPDIVFCTVGIAPGTSPETATEIVKLVKPKVAVPYHTASKADLNRFCEILSKEMSKVKCLVAEKGNVYIVGKERRK
- a CDS encoding orotate phosphoribosyltransferase — encoded protein: MTVKIEPMKEQLCRVLFKIGALKFGAFKLTSGKISPYYIDLRIVPSFPDAFREICDFYVKLVKNNVGIKKFKRIAGIPTAGMPFASVVAYNLDKSFLYTRPTQRRHGRERRVEGILMPGDKVLILDDLITSGKSLLKAAAAIRAEGGVINDAVVLIDREEGGKEKLAKDNITLHYLLKAREAAKTLYEVGAITDMEFETILKQRKEK
- a CDS encoding TATA-box-binding protein codes for the protein MPKVNATIRIENVVASATLNQRVDLNAVVKGYPGVEYRPEQFPGLVFRLKRPKTATLIFNSGKMVCTGAKSEKESRRAVMRVVKELKGSDIIIIGKPELKIQNIVASANLGGLIDLEKAAYILGKTMYEPEQFPGLIYRMAVPKVVILLFASGKLVCTGAKKEQYVYEAVTKLHQELEEKELIFYE